Proteins from one Gimesia maris genomic window:
- a CDS encoding ABC transporter permease, whose protein sequence is MNTLTIAWKSIRQRRVASLLTALSVALGVTLMISVLVINGVIDRMFNQTASGYDLIVGPKGSALQLVLNTVFRVGAPIENLPYRYYTELKNDSRVKEAIPFAIGDVTQKGGFPIVGTIPRYFALEYIPGRHFRINKEGKFLPGTWDSVIGSAVAKQNNWKMGDEFKLIHGSAESGHVHDEKFKIVGILAPTGTPNDRTVFVNLRGFYQVSGHEKPLEEAIRREAAFFGEKVDEEKLKAQLKESAEHDHHDHSGHDHGHDHGHEVPDAQKEVTAILVQMKGDRLRGFSSIKFQSELKEGNQAQAVNPIQQISWLMENIVGNIRTMLIILTSLIIVVSGVGIFVSIYNSMSDRKREIAIIRALGAGRTTVFGIILSESVLLCLGGGILGIILGHGLVFVAAPIIEARSGLLINPFAFSSTELFLLPILVVLASLVGFIPAMTAYRTDVASTLSD, encoded by the coding sequence ATGAATACCCTGACCATTGCCTGGAAAAGTATCCGACAGCGCCGCGTCGCTTCTCTCCTGACCGCTTTGAGCGTTGCCCTGGGTGTCACCCTGATGATTTCTGTCCTGGTGATCAACGGCGTCATTGATCGCATGTTTAATCAGACCGCCAGTGGTTACGACCTGATTGTCGGACCCAAGGGGAGTGCACTGCAACTCGTGTTGAATACGGTTTTCCGGGTGGGAGCCCCGATTGAAAATCTGCCTTATCGTTACTACACCGAATTGAAAAACGATTCGCGCGTCAAAGAAGCCATTCCGTTCGCCATTGGCGATGTCACCCAGAAAGGGGGCTTCCCGATCGTCGGCACCATCCCTCGTTACTTCGCGCTGGAATACATTCCCGGTCGGCATTTCCGCATCAACAAGGAAGGAAAGTTTCTGCCGGGCACCTGGGATTCGGTCATCGGTTCTGCCGTGGCCAAACAGAATAACTGGAAGATGGGAGACGAGTTCAAACTGATTCATGGTTCCGCTGAAAGTGGGCACGTGCATGATGAGAAATTCAAAATTGTCGGCATCCTGGCACCGACGGGAACGCCCAACGACCGGACCGTCTTCGTCAACCTGCGCGGCTTTTACCAGGTCTCCGGTCATGAAAAACCGCTGGAAGAAGCCATCCGCCGCGAAGCCGCCTTCTTCGGCGAAAAAGTGGATGAAGAAAAACTGAAAGCTCAACTCAAAGAAAGCGCAGAACACGATCACCATGATCACAGCGGCCACGATCATGGTCATGACCACGGCCATGAAGTGCCCGATGCCCAGAAGGAAGTCACCGCGATCCTCGTGCAGATGAAAGGGGACCGCCTGCGTGGCTTCTCTTCCATCAAGTTTCAATCGGAACTCAAAGAAGGCAACCAGGCACAGGCCGTCAACCCGATCCAGCAGATCAGCTGGCTGATGGAGAACATCGTGGGCAATATCCGGACCATGCTGATCATCTTGACCTCTCTGATCATCGTCGTTTCCGGAGTCGGTATTTTTGTGAGCATTTATAACTCGATGTCCGACCGCAAGCGGGAAATCGCCATCATACGCGCCCTGGGTGCAGGCCGCACAACGGTCTTCGGCATCATACTCTCAGAATCCGTTCTGCTCTGTCTGGGCGGGGGCATTCTGGGAATCATCCTCGGCCACGGACTGGTCTTCGTCGCCGCGCCGATTATCGAAGCCCGCAGCGGTCTGTTGATCAACCCGTTTGCTTTCAGTTCCACAGAACTGTTCCTGCTGCCGATCCTCGTGGTCCTGGCGTCCCTGGTCGGATTCATCCCCGCCATGACCGCCTACCGTACCGACGTCGCCAGTACCTTAAGCGACTGA
- a CDS encoding ABC transporter ATP-binding protein — MSLLLEKVKKSYREPDGATLPILDIERFEIKDKEQVVLIGESGSGKSTLLNVISGITSVDSGKITIAGTEIASMAEVVRDRFRAERIGFVFQTFNLLPAFSALENVLLGMSFSRKKPSRDRAKELLTLVGLEHRLYHHPKQMSVGEQQRVAVARALANQPRLLLADEPTANVDIANQQTILELLRDACSQNQIAMLLVTHSQEVAKQFERVETLTEFNKVHARA, encoded by the coding sequence ATGTCTCTGCTGCTGGAAAAAGTGAAAAAGAGTTACCGCGAACCTGATGGCGCCACGCTCCCGATTCTGGATATCGAACGCTTTGAGATCAAAGACAAAGAACAGGTGGTCCTGATCGGCGAAAGTGGCTCCGGTAAATCGACCCTCCTGAATGTCATTTCCGGCATCACTTCTGTCGACAGCGGAAAAATCACCATCGCCGGCACTGAGATCGCCTCAATGGCTGAAGTCGTTCGCGATCGCTTCCGGGCTGAACGCATCGGCTTTGTCTTCCAGACCTTCAATTTGCTGCCCGCTTTTTCCGCGCTGGAAAATGTCCTGCTGGGCATGAGCTTTTCCCGGAAAAAACCGAGCCGCGACCGCGCCAAAGAACTGCTGACGCTCGTCGGCCTGGAACACCGCCTGTATCACCACCCCAAACAGATGTCAGTGGGAGAACAGCAGCGCGTCGCTGTCGCCCGTGCTCTGGCCAATCAGCCCCGTCTGCTGCTCGCAGATGAACCCACGGCGAACGTCGACATTGCCAATCAGCAGACAATCCTCGAGTTACTTCGCGATGCCTGCAGTCAAAATCAAATTGCCATGCTGCTGGTCACCCACTCGCAGGAAGTCGCGAAGCAGTTTGAACGCGTTGAAACACTGACAGAATTCAATAAGGTGCATGCCCGCGCCTGA
- a CDS encoding L,D-transpeptidase family protein: MRSRNRGRLITPFRFIMLAGLGILGTAAWQYDLLPFQVSSAPTGALHEEEQAATQTEPETDEVEPVLSTETIIAQSEPPAEALPDGNDNQRSYKTRDIEPPRIYKRTVSGQIVEAETVVDSPVNESLELQQFKAPQQFKGSAQPLPQEPSALSARQTVDPGAPRQLQPPEGIKRASNPVIKNTEHASFKEEFGASPAEQEVPDLIAIDELIQQRKILEAHKRLSKIYWAQPELFPVIKSRIEETARMIYFSPQPHFMTPYEIQPGDQLRKVSKDYKINWEYLAKLNQIDPVKIRPGQKLKVIKGPFNAFVDLSDFTLTIHAHGYFVRRYSIGTGKDHSTPTGKFLVKEKLVDPTYYGPDGVIANDDPTNPLGERWIDIGDSYGIHGTIDPASIGKAESKGCVRMLNEHVAEVYDLLGIGSEVVIRP; this comes from the coding sequence ATGCGAAGTCGTAACCGGGGCCGATTGATTACTCCTTTTCGTTTTATCATGCTTGCCGGTCTGGGGATTCTGGGAACCGCCGCCTGGCAGTATGATCTGCTGCCTTTTCAGGTGAGTAGTGCCCCTACCGGAGCTCTGCATGAAGAGGAGCAGGCTGCCACTCAAACAGAGCCAGAGACCGACGAAGTGGAGCCGGTTCTGTCCACGGAAACGATCATTGCACAATCCGAGCCACCAGCAGAAGCATTGCCCGATGGAAATGATAATCAACGTTCCTACAAAACCCGTGATATCGAACCCCCGCGGATTTATAAACGTACAGTGAGCGGGCAGATCGTCGAAGCGGAAACCGTCGTTGATTCCCCCGTGAATGAATCATTGGAGCTTCAGCAGTTTAAGGCACCGCAGCAGTTTAAAGGGTCGGCACAGCCTTTACCGCAGGAACCGTCGGCGCTGTCTGCACGGCAGACGGTAGATCCGGGGGCTCCCCGTCAGCTGCAACCGCCGGAAGGCATTAAACGCGCCAGCAATCCAGTGATCAAAAACACAGAACATGCGAGCTTTAAAGAAGAGTTTGGTGCCAGCCCGGCGGAGCAGGAAGTTCCTGATCTGATTGCCATTGATGAACTGATTCAACAGCGGAAGATTCTCGAAGCGCATAAAAGACTTTCCAAAATCTACTGGGCTCAACCGGAGCTCTTTCCCGTGATCAAATCACGGATCGAAGAGACGGCGCGGATGATCTACTTTTCACCCCAGCCTCATTTTATGACGCCTTATGAAATTCAACCCGGTGACCAACTTCGTAAAGTCTCGAAAGATTATAAGATCAACTGGGAATACCTGGCGAAACTGAACCAGATTGATCCCGTGAAGATCAGGCCGGGGCAGAAGTTGAAAGTCATCAAAGGCCCCTTCAATGCATTTGTGGACCTGAGTGATTTCACTTTAACCATACACGCTCACGGTTACTTTGTTCGCAGGTATTCGATTGGAACTGGAAAAGATCACTCGACGCCCACCGGCAAGTTTCTGGTGAAAGAAAAGCTGGTTGATCCGACCTATTACGGTCCCGATGGTGTGATTGCCAATGACGATCCGACCAACCCGCTGGGGGAACGCTGGATTGATATCGGCGACAGCTATGGCATTCATGGTACGATTGATCCGGCTTCCATCGGCAAAGCGGAATCGAAAGGCTGTGTGCGGATGTTGAATGAACACGTCGCGGAAGTCTATGACCTGCTGGGTATTGGTTCGGAAGTTGTCATCCGTCCCTGA
- the pyrE gene encoding orotate phosphoribosyltransferase, producing the protein MYDREKLVELFRERALKFGDFTLASGKKSTYYLDGKQVVLHSHGLRQVSAGLLELLGDTEFDAIGGMSIGADPIVAGVLAIAAEQGRALNGFMVRKEAKGHGTNKYVEGPVKPGDKVVIVDDVITTAGSALLSVDRAEEFGCQVIKALGVVDRLQGGAANFAKRNIPFEALLSIVDFGIEPPAEDE; encoded by the coding sequence ATGTATGATCGGGAAAAACTGGTCGAGTTGTTTCGAGAGCGGGCTTTAAAGTTCGGCGATTTCACACTGGCTTCAGGCAAGAAGAGTACTTATTACCTGGACGGCAAACAGGTTGTCCTGCATTCGCATGGATTGCGGCAGGTATCTGCCGGTCTGCTGGAGTTGCTGGGTGATACCGAATTTGATGCGATCGGCGGTATGTCGATTGGAGCCGACCCGATTGTTGCCGGCGTGCTGGCGATTGCTGCCGAGCAGGGGAGAGCCTTGAATGGTTTCATGGTTCGAAAAGAAGCCAAGGGGCATGGCACGAATAAATATGTCGAAGGTCCCGTCAAGCCCGGCGACAAAGTTGTGATTGTGGATGATGTGATCACGACTGCAGGCAGTGCCCTGCTGTCGGTGGACCGTGCCGAAGAGTTCGGCTGTCAGGTGATCAAAGCACTGGGCGTTGTTGACCGTCTGCAGGGCGGCGCTGCGAATTTTGCGAAACGCAATATCCCGTTCGAAGCATTGCTGTCGATTGTCGATTTCGGCATTGAGCCTCCTGCCGAAGATGAATAA
- a CDS encoding 3-hydroxyacyl-ACP dehydratase FabZ family protein, which yields MPPKLLYGGIDFDFDNPVFGIEEIREINPQRFEMEQLSGIVHVDRENHGIVGFKDVREDEFWVRGHMPGFPLMPGVILCECSAQLAGFYARKYKLLGGDFLGFGGMNDVRFRSPVFPNQRLVIMAQLARIRAGKRAEFNFQGLVGDSMVFSGQMIGVPIDKNQEIPGKA from the coding sequence ATGCCTCCCAAGTTGCTTTATGGTGGAATCGACTTCGATTTTGACAACCCCGTATTCGGAATTGAAGAGATCAGGGAAATTAACCCGCAGCGATTTGAGATGGAACAGCTTTCCGGAATCGTACACGTCGACCGGGAAAACCATGGTATTGTCGGCTTTAAAGATGTCCGCGAAGACGAATTCTGGGTCCGGGGGCATATGCCCGGTTTCCCCTTAATGCCCGGCGTCATCCTCTGTGAATGCTCCGCACAGCTCGCTGGGTTCTATGCACGCAAGTACAAACTTCTGGGCGGAGATTTTCTCGGGTTCGGCGGTATGAACGACGTCCGCTTCCGCAGTCCCGTCTTCCCGAATCAGCGATTAGTCATCATGGCGCAGCTCGCACGGATTCGTGCCGGAAAACGCGCTGAATTCAACTTTCAGGGGCTGGTCGGCGACAGCATGGTCTTCAGCGGCCAGATGATTGGCGTGCCGATTGACAAGAACCAGGAAATTCCCGGCAAAGCCTGA